In Micromonospora sp. LH3U1, one genomic interval encodes:
- a CDS encoding Lrp/AsnC family transcriptional regulator — MTPPLDQLDLRLLQALQLDGRAPFSRIAAALGVSDQTIARRFRRLQTQAGLRVLGMTDESRLGRSNWIVRLRCTPDMSERLADALARRPDTSYVALISGGSEVVCEMRPRSLAARDELLLGRLQRTQRVIGFSAHCLLHRFYGGPLRWLQKANALTTEQEAALRPTPVEAVPGTVTVDETDEALLAALFRDGRAGLTELQTACGQSEDVVRRRLDRLRGSGVLYFAVQYLPEHVGREVGAMLWLTVAPSALAAAGHALAEHAEVEFAAAATGQTNIIAAVRCRGTEELYAYLNDKIGALDGIRTVETALMLRQVKQLALAPAVVSD; from the coding sequence GTGACCCCTCCCCTGGACCAGCTCGACCTGCGACTGCTGCAGGCCCTGCAACTCGACGGCCGCGCCCCGTTCAGCCGGATCGCCGCCGCCCTCGGCGTCTCGGACCAGACCATCGCCCGCCGCTTCCGGCGCCTGCAGACCCAGGCGGGGCTGCGCGTGCTGGGCATGACCGACGAGAGCCGGCTCGGCCGCTCCAACTGGATCGTCCGGCTGCGGTGCACCCCGGACATGTCCGAGCGACTGGCCGACGCGCTCGCCCGCCGCCCCGATACGTCGTACGTCGCGTTGATCTCCGGCGGCAGCGAGGTGGTCTGCGAGATGAGGCCCCGTAGCCTCGCCGCCCGGGACGAACTGTTGCTGGGCCGGTTGCAGCGCACCCAGCGGGTGATCGGGTTCAGCGCACACTGCCTGTTGCACCGCTTCTACGGCGGCCCTCTCCGCTGGCTGCAGAAGGCCAACGCCCTCACCACCGAGCAGGAGGCGGCCCTGCGCCCCACTCCGGTCGAGGCGGTGCCAGGCACCGTCACGGTCGACGAAACCGACGAGGCGCTACTCGCCGCGCTGTTCCGGGACGGCCGGGCCGGCCTCACCGAGCTGCAGACGGCGTGCGGCCAGTCCGAGGACGTCGTGCGACGCCGCCTGGACCGGCTGCGCGGCAGCGGCGTCCTCTACTTCGCCGTGCAATATCTCCCGGAACACGTCGGCCGCGAGGTCGGCGCGATGCTGTGGCTGACCGTGGCACCGTCCGCGCTGGCCGCGGCCGGGCACGCGCTGGCCGAGCACGCGGAGGTGGAGTTCGCCGCCGCGGCCACCGGCCAGACCAACATCATCGCGGCCGTTCGCTGCCGGGGCACCGAGGAGCTGTACGCGTACCTCAACGACAAGATCGGCGCCCTGGACGGCATCCGCACCGTCGAGACCGCGCTGATGCTGCGCCAGGTCAAACAGCTGGCACTCGCGCCGGCAGTCGTATCGGACTGA
- a CDS encoding MFS transporter — protein sequence MATTDKASGDRLGATLVMACLGVFVAYLPVTTVSVSLPAIQRGLNASTADLSWVSDAFVLPMAALILTAGVFGDVHGRKKVFQAGLLFCVIGATVALSAQSITMVWVGQALAGVGAAALLPATLALISHAVPDPRRRGRYISLWATSLMLALALGPLLAGAILEHASWRWIYLPAIPLALLTALIAIPLVTDSRAPGKRHLDWPGQITAALAIVALVFAVIEGGAGSFIDPIVLLAFAVAALSLAAFVVIEQRSDSPMLSPALFASRGFNATAVIAMVSFMGVIGSIFVLSLYLGLVQQLSTMEAALRLLTNTAVPVVVGPLIARLMHRVQVRWLLSAGLFISATALFFLSSVDADTSFGQLSWRLALFGLGLGAVLTPMTATAVSSVPFQLAGMAAAANNAFRQVGGALGPAVLGALLISRAASTLPGHLADGGVSGDRQQAATTAMDDSGFQAVAVIDYGGQRDVAMNALNMAFLDGFHLSLTVSATLMLIAALAAVILLRRPRPVLEAQPAAQLPETVPA from the coding sequence ATGGCAACAACGGATAAGGCGTCCGGAGACCGGCTCGGCGCGACACTGGTCATGGCATGCCTGGGGGTGTTCGTCGCATACCTGCCAGTGACGACAGTGTCGGTGAGCCTGCCGGCGATTCAACGCGGACTCAACGCGTCGACCGCCGACCTGTCCTGGGTGTCGGACGCCTTCGTACTCCCGATGGCCGCCCTGATCCTGACCGCCGGCGTCTTCGGCGACGTGCATGGGCGCAAGAAGGTCTTCCAGGCTGGCCTGCTGTTCTGCGTGATCGGCGCGACCGTCGCGCTCTCCGCCCAGTCGATCACGATGGTCTGGGTCGGCCAGGCACTCGCCGGCGTGGGTGCGGCCGCTCTACTGCCCGCCACCCTGGCGCTCATCAGCCACGCTGTGCCGGACCCACGCAGGCGCGGCAGGTACATCAGCCTCTGGGCCACCTCCCTGATGCTCGCCCTCGCGCTCGGCCCCCTGTTGGCCGGCGCGATCCTCGAGCACGCGTCCTGGCGCTGGATCTACCTGCCGGCCATCCCGCTCGCGCTGCTCACCGCCCTGATCGCCATTCCGCTGGTCACCGACTCACGGGCGCCGGGAAAGCGGCACCTGGACTGGCCGGGGCAGATCACCGCCGCCCTGGCCATCGTCGCCCTGGTCTTCGCCGTCATCGAGGGCGGTGCCGGCTCATTCATCGACCCCATCGTGCTCCTGGCGTTCGCCGTGGCCGCGCTGAGCCTCGCCGCGTTCGTCGTGATCGAGCAGCGCAGCGACTCGCCGATGCTGAGCCCCGCCCTGTTCGCCAGCCGCGGGTTCAACGCGACCGCCGTGATCGCCATGGTCAGCTTCATGGGCGTGATCGGAAGCATCTTCGTGCTCAGCCTTTACCTCGGCCTGGTCCAGCAACTGTCGACCATGGAAGCGGCGCTGCGGCTGCTGACCAACACGGCAGTCCCGGTCGTCGTGGGGCCGCTGATCGCCCGCCTCATGCACCGCGTGCAGGTGCGCTGGCTGCTCAGCGCCGGCCTCTTCATCTCGGCGACCGCCCTGTTCTTCCTCAGCAGCGTCGACGCCGACACGTCGTTCGGGCAGCTGAGCTGGCGGCTCGCGCTGTTCGGCCTGGGCCTCGGCGCGGTGCTGACCCCGATGACCGCGACCGCGGTCAGCTCGGTGCCGTTCCAGCTTGCCGGCATGGCCGCGGCAGCCAACAACGCGTTCCGCCAGGTCGGCGGCGCGCTGGGCCCCGCCGTGCTGGGCGCCCTGCTGATCAGCAGGGCGGCGAGCACCCTGCCGGGGCACCTCGCCGACGGCGGCGTCAGCGGTGACCGCCAGCAGGCCGCCACCACGGCGATGGACGACAGCGGCTTCCAGGCGGTCGCCGTCATCGACTACGGCGGCCAGCGGGACGTCGCGATGAACGCCCTCAACATGGCGTTCCTCGACGGCTTCCACCTGTCCCTGACCGTGTCGGCCACGCTGATGCTCATCGCCGCGCTGGCCGCGGTCATCCTGCTGCGCCGCCCGCGCCCGGTGCTCGAGGCCCAGCCCGCGGCCCAGCTACCAGAAACCGTCCCGGCCTGA
- a CDS encoding TetR/AcrR family transcriptional regulator, whose protein sequence is MEETTGLRERKKAATRLALHEAALHLAADQGIDAVTVEAIADAANVSRRTFSNYFSSKEQALFHGDTMRLHRLLQLIREQPVNEQPWTVLSRAAERLTEEVFGGAEPSWLTQRRKLRGHPGLAPHQVAAYAAIERELAAELAHRLTDADTDADVALRSRLLAATFLAILRVGVQHWFEHPDIPLVEVVRTALAAAAPEGHRTSTGNQPDHVGA, encoded by the coding sequence ATGGAGGAGACCACCGGGCTGCGGGAGCGCAAGAAGGCGGCGACCCGCCTCGCCCTGCACGAGGCGGCCCTGCACCTCGCCGCCGACCAGGGGATCGACGCGGTGACGGTCGAGGCGATCGCCGACGCCGCCAACGTCTCCCGGCGGACCTTCTCCAACTACTTCTCAAGCAAGGAACAGGCGCTCTTCCACGGCGACACCATGCGCCTGCACCGGCTGTTGCAGCTGATCCGCGAACAGCCCGTCAACGAGCAGCCATGGACCGTGCTGAGCCGGGCAGCCGAACGCCTCACCGAGGAGGTCTTCGGCGGTGCTGAGCCTTCCTGGCTGACCCAACGCCGAAAGCTACGAGGGCACCCCGGCCTGGCCCCCCACCAGGTCGCGGCGTACGCCGCGATCGAGCGTGAGCTGGCCGCGGAACTCGCCCACCGTCTCACCGACGCCGACACCGACGCCGACGTGGCACTGCGCTCCCGCCTCCTGGCCGCGACCTTCCTGGCCATCCTGCGGGTCGGAGTCCAGCACTGGTTCGAGCACCCGGACATCCCTCTGGTGGAGGTCGTCCGGACCGCGCTTGCCGCAGCGGCACCCGAGGGCCACCGGACCAGCACCGGCAACCAGCCCGATCACGTCGGCGCCTGA
- a CDS encoding MarR family winged helix-turn-helix transcriptional regulator, with amino-acid sequence MDSGASELGLRLYDLVRTVRLLKQRRADERPAIPPGLLGMLVQIDQLSSDCHARELAHHTRLDPSTVSRSVTALVAHGLVERRPDPTDKRATFLAVTPAGRAALADSHRWYGEVLERALAEWTPGEVAALSAALGRFSGDIEVALGNHDNLEAAR; translated from the coding sequence GTGGACAGCGGTGCTAGTGAACTCGGGCTTCGCCTGTACGACCTGGTCAGAACCGTTCGGCTGCTGAAGCAACGCCGAGCCGACGAGCGCCCGGCGATTCCGCCCGGCCTGCTCGGCATGCTCGTGCAGATCGATCAGCTGTCCAGCGACTGCCACGCCCGCGAGCTGGCCCACCACACCCGGCTCGACCCGTCGACCGTCAGCCGCTCCGTTACCGCGCTCGTCGCGCACGGCCTGGTCGAGCGGCGGCCCGACCCGACCGACAAGCGGGCGACGTTCCTGGCGGTCACCCCGGCCGGCCGGGCGGCCCTGGCCGACAGCCACCGCTGGTACGGCGAGGTGCTCGAGCGAGCGCTCGCCGAGTGGACTCCCGGCGAGGTGGCGGCGCTGAGCGCCGCCCTCGGCCGGTTCAGCGGCGACATCGAGGTCGCCCTTGGAAATCACGACAACCTGGAGGCCGCGCGATGA
- a CDS encoding MDR family MFS transporter has product MSAPTITTGAEPMTHRRTLEALSGLLLVLFVAMLSSTVVSTALPKIIGSLNGSQSQYTWVVTATLLTATATTPIWGKLADLFNKKTLIQVAIVVFLVGSVIAGFSQSAGQLIAARAFQGIGVGGLQALVQVAIAAMIPPRERGRYNGYLGGVMAVATVGGPLLGGLIVDTSWLGWRWCFFVGVPVAAIALLLLQATLHLPTVRRENVKIDYLGASLIAAGVSLLLIWISFVDSSFAWASWQTAAMVGGTLVLIALAVWVESRAAEPVVPLSIVRQHTTALAILGSLAVGMAMFGGAVFLGQYFQIGRGYSPTEAGLLTIPMMAGVLGSSIVAGRLITKSGKIKPYIVAGSILLVAGFALLGTIDHETSLVLVGAAMFIVGVGVGMTMQNLVLAVQNTVSLKDIGAASSSVAFFRSLGGTIGVSVLGAVLARRVSDQITHDLAAAGIPTSGSAGGSSNLNITALPEQVQGIVRAAYGDATGHIFLISAAIGVVGIIAALLLKPVTLRTSLDLPDAATSAAVAADAVDGAPAFDQVHVDADQDEATRRR; this is encoded by the coding sequence ATGAGCGCACCCACCATCACGACCGGCGCTGAGCCGATGACCCATCGGCGGACGCTGGAGGCGCTCAGTGGGCTGCTGCTGGTGCTGTTCGTCGCGATGCTCAGCAGCACGGTCGTCTCGACCGCGCTGCCGAAGATCATCGGATCACTGAACGGCTCGCAGAGCCAGTACACCTGGGTGGTCACCGCGACCCTGCTCACCGCGACCGCGACCACCCCGATCTGGGGCAAACTCGCCGACCTGTTCAACAAGAAGACCCTCATCCAGGTTGCCATCGTGGTCTTCCTGGTGGGCTCCGTCATTGCCGGCTTCTCGCAGAGCGCGGGCCAGCTGATCGCCGCCCGCGCGTTCCAGGGCATCGGGGTCGGCGGTCTGCAGGCGCTCGTCCAGGTGGCGATCGCGGCCATGATCCCGCCGCGCGAGCGGGGCCGCTACAACGGCTACCTCGGCGGTGTCATGGCCGTCGCGACCGTCGGCGGTCCGCTGCTCGGCGGCCTCATCGTCGACACGTCCTGGCTCGGCTGGCGCTGGTGCTTCTTCGTCGGCGTGCCGGTAGCCGCCATCGCGTTGCTCCTGCTCCAGGCCACCCTGCACCTGCCCACCGTGCGACGCGAGAACGTCAAGATCGACTACCTGGGTGCCAGCCTGATCGCCGCCGGCGTCAGCCTGCTGCTGATCTGGATCTCCTTCGTCGACAGCTCGTTCGCCTGGGCCTCCTGGCAGACCGCGGCCATGGTCGGCGGCACGCTCGTCCTGATTGCCCTGGCAGTCTGGGTCGAGTCGCGTGCGGCCGAGCCGGTCGTCCCGCTCAGCATCGTGCGCCAGCACACCACCGCGCTGGCCATCCTCGGCAGCCTCGCGGTCGGCATGGCCATGTTCGGCGGCGCCGTCTTCCTCGGCCAGTACTTCCAGATCGGCCGCGGCTACAGCCCGACGGAGGCAGGCCTGCTCACCATCCCGATGATGGCCGGCGTCCTCGGCTCCTCGATCGTCGCCGGCCGGCTGATCACCAAGAGCGGAAAGATCAAGCCGTACATCGTCGCCGGCTCGATCCTCCTCGTCGCCGGGTTCGCCCTGCTCGGCACCATCGACCACGAGACGTCGCTCGTCCTGGTCGGCGCCGCCATGTTCATCGTCGGCGTCGGCGTCGGCATGACCATGCAGAACCTCGTTCTCGCCGTTCAGAACACGGTCTCGCTCAAGGACATCGGCGCGGCCAGTTCCAGCGTCGCGTTCTTCCGGTCGCTCGGCGGCACCATCGGTGTCTCCGTGCTCGGCGCCGTCCTCGCCCGCCGGGTCAGCGACCAGATCACCCACGACCTCGCCGCCGCCGGGATCCCCACCTCCGGCAGCGCGGGTGGCAGCAGCAACCTCAACATCACCGCGCTGCCCGAGCAGGTCCAGGGCATCGTCCGGGCCGCGTACGGCGACGCCACCGGACACATCTTCCTCATCTCCGCCGCCATCGGGGTCGTCGGCATCATCGCCGCGCTCCTGCTCAAGCCGGTCACCCTGCGGACCAGCCTCGACCTGCCGGACGCCGCCACCTCAGCGGCCGTCGCCGCCGACGCGGTCGACGGCGCTCCCGCCTTCGACCAGGTGCACGTCGACGCCGACCAGGACGAAGCGACCCGCCGACGCTGA
- a CDS encoding phosphatase PAP2 family protein → MDTAELSAARPAAPGRRAAALRRAMRELGLVAALFLAYKAARVAVADRASTAVGNGEWIWRVERLIHLPNEAAVQRPVLSLDLLVHLANGYYAYVHFPATAICLIWLYVRHPVHYLWTRRMLAGLTAAALVLHILVPLAPPRLTALTGMVDTGSRYGPAVYGPPDTDALSNQYAAMPSLHVGWAIAVAVALIAVTGGRLRWLWLAHPLATLLVVVCTGNHYWLDGIVAAMVLTAVCLVLSTPRTGGRSIHPLTRHPTGWPRQRVRAPQAPAGQPPAHVDPGDVLRTP, encoded by the coding sequence GTGGACACCGCGGAGCTCTCAGCGGCGCGGCCGGCGGCACCCGGCCGGCGAGCCGCCGCACTGCGCCGGGCGATGCGTGAGCTGGGCCTCGTCGCCGCACTGTTCCTCGCCTACAAGGCGGCACGGGTGGCGGTGGCCGACCGCGCATCGACCGCAGTGGGGAACGGGGAATGGATCTGGCGGGTGGAGCGCCTGATCCACCTGCCCAACGAGGCCGCCGTCCAACGTCCCGTGCTCTCCCTGGATTTGTTGGTGCACCTCGCCAACGGCTACTACGCGTACGTGCACTTCCCCGCCACGGCCATCTGTCTCATCTGGCTGTACGTGCGACACCCCGTGCACTATCTCTGGACGCGTCGGATGCTCGCCGGGCTCACCGCGGCGGCACTGGTGCTACACATCCTGGTTCCGCTGGCACCGCCGCGACTGACCGCCCTGACCGGCATGGTGGACACCGGCAGCCGTTACGGGCCCGCCGTCTACGGCCCACCCGACACGGACGCGTTGAGCAACCAGTACGCCGCGATGCCCTCCCTGCACGTCGGTTGGGCAATCGCGGTCGCCGTCGCCCTCATCGCGGTGACCGGTGGGCGCCTGCGGTGGCTGTGGCTGGCGCACCCGCTCGCCACCCTGCTGGTTGTCGTGTGCACGGGCAACCACTACTGGCTCGATGGCATCGTCGCGGCGATGGTGCTGACCGCCGTCTGCCTGGTGCTGTCCACGCCCCGCACCGGCGGCCGATCGATCCACCCGCTGACGCGGCACCCGACCGGATGGCCCCGCCAGCGCGTACGGGCGCCGCAGGCGCCAGCCGGGCAACCACCCGCGCACGTCGACCCCGGTGACGTCCTGCGAACACCATGA
- a CDS encoding CPBP family intramembrane glutamic endopeptidase: MSDTRTSPDSRLALHWRILIVFTGTVLVWLFLYHGALLGRDYDRPTHVARAILTTVLVVPLVVAARRLLDRRPWTGLGLPSRRVGRRLLLGMACWLIPAAIGFALCLGFGWVEISLRTSATDALRVAALLVVLVFLYEALPEELVFRGYLQRNLATRLPAWQAFIGQAVLFTLFGFLVGAAVSLDRLLLFFVFALLLGGFRVATGDIWAGIGFHVAFQSVAQLFGEVGAVFDVTGSDVLGFVAMGAIPFSLGWMAMERLHRNRLHWQAREPEPIR, from the coding sequence GTGTCTGATACCCGGACGTCCCCCGACTCTCGCCTCGCCCTGCACTGGCGAATCCTCATCGTGTTCACCGGCACCGTGCTGGTGTGGCTGTTCCTCTACCACGGCGCCCTGCTCGGCCGGGACTACGACCGCCCGACCCACGTCGCCAGGGCCATCCTCACGACAGTGCTCGTCGTCCCCCTGGTGGTGGCCGCCCGCCGCCTGCTCGACCGTCGCCCCTGGACCGGCCTCGGGCTGCCCTCCCGGCGTGTCGGCAGGCGCCTGCTGCTCGGCATGGCCTGCTGGCTCATTCCCGCCGCCATCGGGTTCGCGCTCTGCCTCGGCTTCGGTTGGGTCGAGATCAGCCTGCGCACCTCCGCGACGGACGCCCTGCGCGTAGCGGCGCTGCTGGTCGTACTCGTCTTCCTGTACGAGGCGCTGCCGGAGGAACTCGTCTTCCGCGGCTATCTCCAGCGCAATCTCGCCACCCGATTGCCGGCCTGGCAGGCTTTCATCGGACAGGCCGTGTTGTTCACCCTGTTCGGGTTCCTCGTCGGCGCCGCAGTCTCCCTCGACAGACTGCTGCTCTTCTTCGTCTTCGCGCTTCTCCTGGGCGGCTTCCGGGTCGCCACCGGCGACATCTGGGCGGGCATCGGCTTCCACGTGGCGTTCCAGAGCGTCGCCCAACTGTTCGGAGAGGTGGGCGCCGTCTTCGACGTGACCGGATCTGACGTTCTGGGATTCGTCGCCATGGGCGCCATACCGTTCTCGCTCGGCTGGATGGCCATGGAACGGCTCCACCGGAACCGCCTGCACTGGCAGGCACGAGAACCAGAGCCGATCAGGTGA
- a CDS encoding SAM-dependent methyltransferase, whose amino-acid sequence MQSTDHLAASRYARMRWNTPLSQEHASVLLQRLDVRPGARVLDLGCGWGELLLRAVAAGGVSGPVATRGVGVDTDDAALDRGRRLAAGRSLNRHVAFVMGEAAAWQEPADRVLCIGSAHAFGGSGAALDALATVVRPGGRLLFGDAYWERPPTPEVEQIFGTEVTTLPGLVEAARERGWRVLHLSTADQREWDDFESTWLAGRQEWLLTYPEDPRSADVRAELDDRLRQYVGGYRGVLGLAYLVLGR is encoded by the coding sequence ATGCAGTCAACCGACCACCTCGCCGCCAGCCGCTACGCCCGGATGCGCTGGAACACTCCGCTGTCCCAGGAGCACGCGTCGGTGCTGCTGCAGCGACTCGACGTCCGCCCGGGCGCGCGCGTCCTCGACCTCGGCTGCGGCTGGGGTGAGCTGCTGCTGCGGGCGGTCGCCGCCGGAGGTGTGTCCGGTCCGGTCGCGACGAGGGGCGTCGGCGTCGACACCGACGATGCCGCCCTCGACCGGGGGCGGCGGCTGGCCGCGGGTCGGTCGCTGAACCGGCACGTCGCCTTCGTGATGGGAGAAGCGGCGGCCTGGCAGGAGCCCGCCGACCGGGTCCTCTGCATCGGCTCGGCACACGCCTTCGGCGGCAGCGGCGCCGCCCTCGACGCGCTCGCCACCGTGGTCCGACCCGGTGGAAGGCTGCTGTTCGGTGACGCGTACTGGGAACGTCCCCCGACGCCGGAGGTCGAGCAGATCTTCGGCACGGAGGTCACGACCCTCCCAGGGCTCGTCGAAGCCGCCCGCGAGCGCGGCTGGCGGGTGCTGCACCTGAGTACCGCCGACCAACGGGAGTGGGACGACTTCGAATCCACCTGGCTCGCGGGTCGCCAGGAGTGGCTGCTGACGTACCCGGAGGATCCCCGCTCGGCCGATGTCCGCGCGGAACTCGACGACCGGTTGCGCCAGTACGTCGGCGGTTACCGCGGCGTCCTCGGCCTCGCCTACCTCGTCCTCGGTCGCTGA
- the mug gene encoding G/U mismatch-specific DNA glycosylase — MDVGRGGPVRRPTPQEVAAAAGRGLADVIGPGLRVLFCGFNPGLYSAAVGLPFARKGSRFWPALHGGGFTDRELHPWEHDELLRQGLGISSLSNRATARADELTSAELVAGVTGLAVKAERYRPRWVAVLGVTAYRIAFVRPRAGLGPQPDRLGPARVWVLPNPSGLNAHFPLPALTAEFANLRRELGP, encoded by the coding sequence GTGGACGTGGGACGTGGGGGGCCGGTGCGGCGGCCGACCCCGCAGGAGGTGGCGGCAGCCGCCGGTCGGGGTCTGGCGGACGTGATCGGCCCTGGCCTGCGGGTGCTGTTCTGTGGTTTCAACCCGGGCCTCTACTCCGCTGCCGTGGGGCTGCCCTTCGCCCGGAAGGGCAGCCGGTTCTGGCCGGCCCTGCACGGTGGCGGCTTCACCGACCGGGAGCTGCACCCGTGGGAGCACGACGAGCTGCTGCGACAGGGCCTGGGCATCAGCAGCCTGAGCAACCGGGCCACCGCCCGTGCCGACGAGCTGACGTCGGCGGAGCTGGTGGCCGGGGTCACGGGGTTGGCGGTGAAGGCCGAGCGGTACCGGCCGCGGTGGGTGGCCGTCCTCGGGGTGACCGCTTACCGGATCGCCTTCGTTCGGCCCAGGGCCGGGCTGGGTCCGCAGCCGGACCGGCTGGGCCCGGCCCGGGTCTGGGTGCTGCCGAACCCCAGTGGCCTGAACGCGCACTTCCCGCTGCCGGCGTTGACCGCCGAGTTCGCCAACCTGCGGCGGGAGCTCGGCCCCTAG
- a CDS encoding SRPBCC family protein encodes MTRTPAGRLFRTATGNDLVLTRTFRAPVADVWASLTESERTARWFGPWEGDAGPGRTIRVQMAYEEQQPWCEVRIDACEPQRHLAVSMIDSYGTWMLELTLAETEGTTELRFVQHLSSLEGVAEVGAGWEYYLDMLVASRDGSPRPQFDDYHPAMQPYYQGLAAEAGTLHG; translated from the coding sequence ATGACCCGTACACCCGCCGGACGCCTGTTTCGCACCGCCACCGGCAACGATCTCGTGCTCACCCGGACGTTCCGCGCCCCGGTGGCGGACGTCTGGGCCAGCCTGACCGAGTCGGAGCGCACGGCCCGCTGGTTCGGCCCGTGGGAGGGCGACGCCGGCCCCGGACGGACCATCCGGGTCCAGATGGCGTACGAGGAACAGCAGCCCTGGTGTGAGGTCCGCATCGACGCGTGCGAGCCACAGCGGCACCTTGCCGTCTCGATGATCGACAGCTACGGCACGTGGATGCTGGAGCTGACGTTGGCCGAGACCGAGGGCACCACCGAGCTGCGGTTCGTCCAGCACCTCAGCAGCCTGGAGGGCGTCGCCGAGGTGGGCGCCGGCTGGGAGTACTACCTGGACATGCTCGTCGCGTCCCGGGACGGCTCACCCCGTCCCCAGTTCGACGACTACCACCCCGCCATGCAGCCCTACTACCAGGGGCTGGCCGCCGAGGCCGGCACACTGCACGGCTAG
- a CDS encoding ArsR/SmtB family transcription factor, producing the protein MDEVAAAIADPVRRQILTLLRDEPLSAGDIAQRFVISRPAISRHLRVLRESGLVRDEMVGRQRIYRLDPGPLAPLVDWLAGLAATHGWERHLDALETEVYRTRRERRSRGPAEHRREHTA; encoded by the coding sequence GTGGACGAGGTGGCCGCCGCGATCGCGGACCCGGTGCGGCGGCAGATCCTGACCCTGCTGCGCGACGAGCCGCTGTCCGCGGGCGACATCGCCCAGCGATTCGTGATCAGCCGGCCCGCGATCAGCCGCCACCTGCGAGTGCTGCGCGAGAGCGGGCTGGTCCGCGACGAGATGGTCGGCCGGCAGAGGATCTACCGGCTCGACCCCGGCCCGCTCGCCCCGCTGGTCGACTGGCTCGCCGGGCTTGCCGCCACCCACGGGTGGGAGCGGCACCTCGACGCGTTGGAGACCGAGGTCTATCGCACCCGCCGAGAGCGCCGCAGTCGCGGCCCGGCGGAGCACCGAAGGGAGCACACGGCATGA
- a CDS encoding calcium:proton antiporter: MVALLRSRLTDWTFVVPVLAVLILMVTWGRSLPGPVIVVVAVLLGGAVLAAVHHAEVVAHRVGEPYGSLVLAVAVTVIEVALIVTLMISGPEKTQSLARDTVFAAVMITCNGILGLSLLLGALRRRVAVFNPEGTGGALATVITLATLSLVIPTFTTARPGPEFSPAQLVFAAVASLSLYGLFVLVQTGRHRDYFLPVDSRGKVIETEEHAKPPTTRAAMVSLVLLLVALVAVVGDAKTVSPTIEAGVAAANLPHAFVGVIIALLVLLPETLAAARAARRDRVQTSLNLALGSAMASIGLTIPAIAIASIWLDGPLLLGLGGTQLALLALTAVTAVLTVVPGRANVLQGGVHLVLMAAFVFLAASP; this comes from the coding sequence ATGGTCGCCCTCCTTCGTTCCCGCCTGACCGACTGGACGTTTGTCGTACCCGTGCTCGCCGTCCTGATATTGATGGTCACCTGGGGGCGGAGCCTGCCTGGGCCCGTCATCGTGGTCGTCGCGGTGCTGCTGGGCGGCGCGGTGCTCGCGGCCGTGCACCACGCGGAGGTGGTCGCCCACCGGGTGGGGGAGCCGTACGGGTCCCTGGTGCTCGCTGTCGCGGTCACCGTGATCGAGGTCGCCCTCATCGTCACGCTGATGATCAGCGGGCCGGAGAAGACCCAGTCGCTCGCCCGCGACACCGTCTTCGCCGCCGTCATGATCACGTGTAACGGGATACTCGGCCTGTCCCTGCTGCTCGGGGCGCTGCGCCGTCGCGTCGCGGTGTTCAACCCGGAGGGCACCGGCGGTGCGCTGGCCACCGTGATCACCCTGGCCACTCTGAGCCTGGTCATTCCGACCTTCACCACGGCCCGGCCCGGCCCGGAGTTCAGCCCAGCCCAGCTCGTCTTCGCCGCCGTCGCGTCGCTGTCGCTCTACGGGCTGTTCGTGCTCGTGCAGACCGGCCGGCACCGCGACTACTTCCTGCCGGTCGACAGCCGGGGCAAGGTCATCGAGACGGAGGAGCACGCCAAGCCGCCCACGACCCGCGCGGCGATGGTCAGCCTGGTCCTGCTGCTGGTGGCGCTGGTCGCGGTGGTCGGCGACGCCAAGACGGTCTCCCCGACCATCGAGGCCGGGGTCGCGGCGGCGAACCTGCCGCACGCGTTCGTCGGCGTGATCATCGCCCTGTTGGTGCTGCTGCCGGAGACCCTGGCCGCCGCCCGCGCCGCCCGCCGCGACCGCGTCCAGACCAGCCTGAACCTCGCGCTCGGCTCGGCGATGGCCAGCATCGGCCTGACCATCCCGGCCATAGCGATCGCCTCGATCTGGCTCGACGGTCCGCTGCTGCTCGGCCTCGGCGGCACCCAACTCGCACTGCTCGCGCTCACCGCGGTGACCGCCGTGCTGACCGTGGTGCCGGGCCGGGCCAACGTGCTGCAGGGCGGCGTGCACCTGGTGCTGATGGCCGCGTTCGTCTTCCTGGCCGCCAGCCCCTGA